TCTGAATCTCGTCGGGGCTGGCGACCTTCCGGACGAACGAGTCGTCCGCGAAGCGCTCCCGGAACTCCCGGTAGATGCGCTTGGCGGCGTCGCCCTGCGCGTACCGCCCGGGCTCGATTTCGATGTGCGTCTCGACTTGGTCGACGACGGCGTCGATGGGGCCGCCGAGGACGCGCGTGTGCGGTTCGCAGGCGATGCCGACCGCCCACTCCGCGGGCAGGTCGCGGAAGTACGTGCGGTCGCCCCGGACCGCGAACCCGCCCTTCTCTAAGTACTCGCCGGACTCCGGCGTCTTCGACACCTGGTCGGGGCTGACCATGTAGGCGTCGCCCGCGCCGCGGCCGTCCTTCCACACCGACGAACAGCAGACCGCGAACTGCGCGGCCTGCCGCTTGCTCGCCTCGGGCACCTCGATGTCGTTCGAGGGTTCGCTCGGCGCCGACGTCTTCAACACCGTGATGGGGCCGCCGTGGGCCTGCGAGTGGAAGAAGCGGTCGTAGCGGTCCATGTAGTTCTTCACCAGTTCCTCGTTCTGGTCGGCGTTCCGACCGCCCAACACGAGGAACCCCTCCGAGGTTCGGAACCACCGGAAGCGCTCGTACCACTGCTCCTGTTTGCGAATCGGAATCGACGCGCGCGAGAGCCAGTCGACGTCCTCGTCTTCCTCCTCCTCGTCGCGTTCTTCCTCGGGTTCGGCCTCCCACTCGTCGCGCCGTTGCTTCGCGGCTTCGAGGTCCTCGCGGGTGTTCTCGATGGCGGCGCGCGCGCCCTCCTTCTTCTCCTCGATGCGCTTGGCCTCCGTGTAGAGGCGGTCGGCGTTCTTCTCCACGCCGTCCTCCGGGCGGAGTTCGATGGTGTGGTCGTCGACGCGCACGCGGACGGTTCCCTCGGCCTCGTTCACGCCCGCGAACGCGTCCGCGCCGGGCACGTCGCCCTTCGCGTCGTCGAGGGTGTCCGCGATGTCCTGCCACGCGTGGCCGGCCTCGCGGGCGTCCCGCACCGTCGACAGCAGGTCGTCCACGAGGTCGTAGTGGCCGTACAGCGCTTCGGCCTTCTCGCGCTCCGTCTCGGCCTGCGCCTCGAAGTCCTCGATGGCCTGCTCTTGCTGTTGGATGATGCGTTTCTGCTTCTCGATTTCGGCCTCGAAGTCGGGCCGGGTGGCGGCCTCGCCGCCCTCCTCCTCCTCGGTCGTATCGAGGTTCGTGAAGTAGTCGTCGAGCGCGTCGTTGAAGTTCTCGAACGCCTCGCTCGGGCGGTCGGCGTACTCCTCTAGGGCCATCGGCGTCACGTCCACGCGTTCGCCGCGGTCCTCGCCGTCCTCGCCCGGTTCGTAGTAGACGCGGGGGTCGAGGTCGCCCGCGCGGATGGCGTCCAGCAGGCGCTCGCTCGCGTCGTAGAGCGCCCGGAAGTCGTCCTCCGTGGCCGCCTCGATGTCCTTCGTCTTCTCGACGCCCGCCCGCGTGCAGAGTTCCTCGGCGTACAGGCCGCCGAAGTTCAGTTGCGTCGCGAGCGTCCGCACGAGGTCCGTGTCGGAGTCCCGCATCTTCGCCGCGAACGCCTCGTAGTCCAAGTCGAGGGGGTTCACGCGGGCGCTCGGGAAGCCGTACTGGCTCCCCGGCGCGACGGTCCGGGACTGGAGGCGCACGGTGTCCAGACAGTCCACGACCTCGCCGTTCTGGTCGAGGACGGCGACGTTCCCGTCCCCGAACAGTTCCGCGACGATGGTGGTGTCCTGGTCCTCGCGTCGGAACTCGAACTCCAGAATCCGGTCGAAGCCGTGCTGGCGCACCTCGTGGAAGTCCGCGCCCGACAGCCGATTCCGCAACATCTTCGCGAAGTTCGGCGGTCGACCCGGCGCGTCCGGCACGTGCTCGGGGGCGGCGACGTGTGCGCGCTTCGTGTCACCGACCTCGACGAGGAGTTCCACGCGCCCCCGGTCGAAGTCCCGCATCTTCAGGCGGACGAGGTCGTCCCCGTAGAGGTAGACTTTGTCGACTTTCGCCCCCTGCAAGCCGTTGAGTTCCGCCGTGAGGGCGACGAGGTCGACGCTCGTCAACTCCCGCTTCTGGTCCATGAACACCCCCTTGTGGGCGGGCCGGCGTTTGCCTTACGATTGGGGCGCCCGCCGACTCGGGGCTCACCCCAGCGTCACGTCGAGGTACAACATCACGACGACACCCGCCATCAGCCCGAGCGTCGCGACTCGCTCGTGGCCGTTCGCGTGCGTCTCCGGTACGATTTCGTCGCTGATGACGAACAGCATGCCGCCCGCCGCAAAGCCCATCGCGTACGGCAGCACGGCGCCCGAAACGGTGACCGCCCACGCGCCGAACAGACACAGCGGAATCTCCACGATACCCGCCCGAATCCCGGTGAGCGCGGCGTACGTCGTGCGGTCGAACCCCGCGTTCACCGCGGCGACAGACACCGCGAGCCCCTCCGGGATGTTCTGGACGCCGATGGCGAACATCAGCGCCAGCGCGTCCCCGAGGTTCCCGCTCCCGAACCCGACGCCGACCGCCAACCCCTCCGGCATGTTGTGGATGGTGATAGCGACGATGAACAACAACAGCGGCGCCAAATCGCGCTCCGAAACCGTCTGGTCGGCGCGCCGCCGGCCCGTGATGAGGACGTGGACGTGGGGCACCCAGCGGTCCGCGCGGTCCAACAGCGCGACGCCGAGTACGATGCCCGCGATGACCTCCAGCACGCCGTTGTGCCCGCCGAGTTCGATGCCGGGGAGGATGAGACTCGTGAAACTCGCGGCGAGCATCACGCCCGCCGCGAACCCGAGCGCGCCGTCCAGCGACCGCTGGCTGGGGTCGCGCCACACCACCACCAGCAGCGCGCCGAGCAGATTCAGGCCCGCGATGACGACGCCGCCGACCAGCGCCTGCATCAGGGGGTCGGTGCCGACGACGTCCACGAACCACGATTCGAGCACGCCTGCTTTGTCGGGAGACGCCACATTAAATCCGCCCGTCGACCCGAGTCGATCGCCGAACCGACCCGCCGAACGACCGCGTTCCAAAACGGCTACACGCACCCAGTCGCAACGGACGCCAATGACCGACTCGCTGTCCGTCCTCCTGACCAACGACGACGGCATCGAAGCGCCCGGTATCCGCGCGCTCTACGACCGCCTCGACGACGCCCACGACGTCACCGTCGTCGCGCCCGCCCGCGAGCAATCCGGCTCGGGCCAGACCCGCACCTACGACACCCTCGACTACGAGGAACGCGAGCGCGGCTACGCCGTCCACGGCACCCCCGCGGACTGCGTCGGCGTCGCCGTCGCCGCCCTCGACATGACGCCCGACGTCGTCGTCTCCGGCTGTAACGACGGCCCGAACCTCGGCGCGCACATCCTCGCGCGCTCGGGCACCATCGGCGCCGCCATGGAAGCCGCGTTCCTCGGCATTCCCGCCGTCGCCGCCTCGATGTACGACTGGGAGTTCGACCCCGCCGGCGACTGGGAACCCACGTACGACCAATTCACACTCCCCGCCGACGCCGTCGCCGACATCCTCCCCGAGTTCGTCGCCGGCGACCTGCTCCCCACCGCCGACTACCTCTCGGTCAACGCTCCCGCCACCGAGTACGCCGACGACCCGGTCCAGCGCGTCACCCGCCCCACCGAGGAGTACGAACTCCAGGCCGAGTTCACACAGGACGGCATCGACGTCGAAGACCGCTTCTGGGACCAGTTCCTCGACCAAAATATTCCGGACCCCGCCGGCACCGACCGCCACGCCTGCGTCGACAACGAGGTTTCGGTCTCCCCGCTCACCGTCCCCCACGCCATCGCCGACGGCGCGACGGTCGGCGGGCTACTCTAACCCACTTTTTGCGCTGCGGGGGTGGCCTGCGGCCACCCCCTCGGCAAAAACTTGGGGAAAAAGCCCCGTCGCACCCCCTACCGGGGGTGCTCGGCGCCAGCGCGCTTCGCGCGCTGTGAACCGCGTCGCTCGGGCTTTTCAAGCCGCTCGCTCGCGGATGCTTCACGACTAATTGGTCGGCCGGCCGGGCTAGCGTTCGCGGACCGAGCGGTCCGAAGGACCCGGAAGGTCCGCGATTCACCGCGAGCCGTCGGCTCGCGGGCGCGAGGACGACCACCGGGAGGACGACGCGCTTTTTCCGCAAGTTTTTGCCGAGTGAGGGGCGCGCTCTGCGCGCCCCTCACGCAGCGCAAAAAGTGCGTCTCAGGGGAAGGGATGGAACGGTTTGTCTAACCGCGGCTGGAACCCCATCTCTCGGGGAATTTCCTTGGCGCGCTCGCCGAAGAACGGCTGGTCGACGAACAGCGGTTGGGCGTCGGGCACGAGGACGCGGACGGCTTCGAAGCCGGCGCGCTCTACGTCCCGGGGCGTGAGGCGGGCGGCGTAGGCGTCGAGGCCGGCGTCCGCGAGCGCGTCGAGGACGGCGTCGAGTTCGGCGGCGCCCTCGGGTGGGTCGTCCGGGCCCACGTCACTCGCGGCGATGGTGGTGTCGGGGTCGACGAAGCCGCGGACTTCGCGCGGGAAGTCGGCGTACTTGCCGATGGCGCCGTCCTCCTCTGGGGCGTCGTCGCGGCCGATAGCGCGGAGTTCCATCCAGTTCTGGAGCGCTTCCGCGAGCGCGGAGCGCGCGGCGGCGTCGGCGTCGAGGTCGGCGGCGGACCCGAGCGCGAACCGCGGCCAGTCGTCGCGGTGGACGGCGACGGCGACCACGGGCACGTCCACGTCCTGCGTGCAGAGCAGGGCCGTCACGTCGAGGTTCTCGGCGCCGGCGTGCTTCTCGAGTTCGGCGAAGCCGTCGTCGTCGACGGCGAGGCCGAGCGGGTCGAACGTCGAGTACCACGAGAGCATCGTGGCGTCGCGTTCGACTGTCTCGTAGAGCCCCGACAGCAGGGCTTCAGTCCCCGAATTGCCGAGGCCGAGGCCGGTCGTGATGGCGGGGCCGGTCGACCCCTCGGGCGGCGGGAAGACGACGCGGTCGGCGGGGAGGAGCGCGTCGCCCCCGGTCTGCAGGTGTTCGCCGCGCACCCATTCGAGCGCGTCCGACGCGCTCGCGCCCTCGGGGCGGACGAACGCCTCGGGAGAGACGGCGTTCTCGTCGTCCGCGGACGCCGACTCGAAGTCGCGTTCGCGGTAGACGCCGGCGCTGTACCGTTCGAGGCCCTCGCCGACGGCTTTCATGTAGGCGGCGTTCCAGTCGGCGTCGACGCCCGCGGCCTGCGCGGCGGCGTCGGCGTCGCTGAACCCCGAGGTGTCGCTGGTCATCGCGAGGTAGTAGGGTGCGGGGAACGACTCGCGCTCGCCGACCGCGGTCAGCAGCCCGATTCGGTCGTCGACGAGCGGTTCGGCCGCTGCGAGCGCGGCGTCGAGGCTCCGGGGTTCGGCGTCCCGGCGCACGTCGCGGTCGGGGCGGTCGCCGCAGTCGCAGTTCGGCACCGGCGCGAGCGAGCGCTCGGCGTGCGGGAGTTCCACGACGGTCCCGGGGACGACGTCGCCGGCCAGCGCGTCGGTCGCGAAGCGGCCGGCGTGCGCGCCGGCGAGGCGGACCGCCGACCGCTCGGCGGACGGCGACGCCGCGCGCTCCTGGTCGGTGGCGGCGACGCGGTGAGCCAAACACTCGAAACACGGCCCCTCCGGCGCGAGGACGGAGACGCCGGCGTCCACGCCCGCCAGCGGTTGGCCGCCGAGGCCGCCCACTTCGACGGCGATGAGGGGCGTGCCACCTTCTCTCGCGTGGTCGTTCGCGGCCCGGAAGCCGCCCGCGCCCGCGACGCCGACGACCACCGCGAGGTCTGCGCCCGCGACGCCCGCCACGTCGGTCGATTCCACGGCCGCGTCGGCGTCCCCGAGCGCGGCACGAACCGCCTCCACCGCGGGCCCGTCGCCGACGACGGCGACGGTCACGGCGAACCCTCCGAGTACATGGCTACGCGGAGGCGGGACGGCGGGAAAACAGTACGGGGTTCGGGAGAGCGTACCGCGCGGGGACGAACGGGACGGCTTACGCGAGGACGGACTGTGCCGTGTTCGCGAGTTCCGAGGCGGAGGCGTCTTCGAGGCGCTCGTCCGCGAGTTTCAGGCGGAGGCGCGGGCGACCCACGTCGATGGGGACCTTCTCGGTGTCGATGAGACCGAGGTCCTCGAGTTTCGTCTTCGTGCGGGAGAACGTCGCTTTCGACGCGATGCCGACGTCCTCGCCCCACTTGCTGATGTCGTAGAGGAGTTCGCGGTTCTTCGCCGCGACGAGCAGGCTGATGGTGACCTCGTCGAGGCCGTCGCCGTCGCCGCGGGCGGTCTCCAGCGAGGAGAGGACGCCCTCGAAGTCGTCTTCGACCTCGGGGCTGATTTCGTCGTCGAGGCTCTGACGCACGCGGTCGATGGCGGGCGTGCGGAGGTTGTACGCCTCGGCGGCGTCCCAGTCGTCGCCGATGGCGTCGTAGGCGGTCGTCGCGAACTCGTCGTCGTCGGTGGCGAGGCCGCCGACGAGGCCGCCGGCTTCGAGGAGCGCGACGGTTCGGTTCGCCGTGACGAGCATCGAACTCCGGGCGTCGTCGTCGAGGACGCGGAGTTCGAGGTCGCCGGCTTCGACCAGGTTCGCCGTGTTGCTCGCGACGATGAAGTCACCCATCACGTCCTTGAGGGTGCTCTCGTCGCCGAGGAGGCGGATTTCGGGGAGGTCGCCGTCGAAGCCGTTCCCCGCTTCGACGAGTCGTTCGATGGTGCTGGCGGCCGGATTCACGACGAACAACTCGCTCGGCTCGCTCTCGAAGACGGCCGCGAGGACGTCCTCGACGCTCGTACCCAGAAGATTCGATGGCATCTATGAATGCGGATAGGGAATCTATCTATTTAATTTTACCGGCTCCGGAGAGCGTAAAACGCCGATAGGAGCCGCCTACCGCAGGAAACCGAGGGGGTGGTCGGCGTCGCCCTCTCACTCCCGCAGTGTGGCGGCGGCTTCGTCCGCCCAGTAGAACGTCCCGTCGACGACGGCCGGCTGGTCGGTGCCGTCGAGGAACGCGGCGGCGTCCGCGGCGGACGCGGTGAACTCCGCGGGGTTGCCACAGAGCCGCGGTCGGTCGGCGAGGCCGCCGTCGAGTTCGTAGTGGTCGCCGTGGCCGCTCCCCGCGAGGTGGCGCCACGACACCCGGTAGTCGCCGTCGGGCTGACTGGTGAGGTACGCCACGCGGGCGTCGCCCTCGTCCGTCCGCGAGAGCGTCTGCGTGCCGTCCCCGACGACGGCGTAGTCCTTCCCCATCCTGATGCGGCGGCGCGCCAGTCGGAGCGCCGTCTCGATGGGGAAGCCGTTGACGAGCAGGCGCGCGAACGCGGTGCCGACCTTCGCGGCCTGCTCGTCGAGCACCTTCCGGAAGGTCACGGCGCCCGCGACGCTCCCGCGTTTCACGAGGTCGAGACCCTCGTAGTAGGAGCCACACGCGTTCAGGAAGAACGTCTCGACGTTCGTCTCGTCGAGGTCGGCGAGCGCGAGGTGGCCGTCCGCACACCGGAGGCCGTCGACCTCGCAGTGCCCGATGTAGTGGACGAACTCGTGGTGGGACTCGAAGACGCCCGCGAGTTCGTCCCGCGTGAGCCCTTCGTGGAGCGAGACGTCCATCGGGAACGACTGCGCGCGGGCGGCGTAGATGTCAGCGACGGCGTCGTGTTCGCCCGCCATGCTGTCGTCGTTCAACACGACCGCGACGGACATCTCGTCGTCGTCCCGCCGGAGGTACCGGAGGTGGTTCCGGTAGGCCGCGGGGTGCGTCTTGAACACGTCGATGGGCGCGCCGTCGGCGAGCCAGCCCTGCGTGCGGCCGGGACGGGCTTTCGGTTTCAGCATTTCGACGGTCGCGACGGGGCCGGGCGCGCCCCGGTAGAAGTCGTCGAGGGACCGCGACACCAACTCCTGTTTCTCGAGTGTGGCGGTCTCCGGCGGGAACACGAACGCGAGGCGGTCGAGCAGGAACGGCAGCACGCGGACGTGTCCGAGGTTCGGCGCGGCGTGCATCGCCAGCGGCCACTCCGGGAACCGGTCGGCGACGCGGTCGAAGGGCACGTCGAGGTAGCGACGCAGGCGCTCGTCGGGCGACGCGTCGTAGGCGGCCCGCGGGTCGAACTCGAGGTCGGCGAGCGCGTCGCGTTCGGCGAGTCTCGGGTCGCCGTTCGGGCCGGCGGAGCGCGCCACGCAGTCCAGCCAGAAGACGCGCGCGAGCGTCTCCGGAACGTCCGCGGTGAGCGCGTCGAACGCCAGCGAGACGCCGACGTCTGGCGCGCGAAGTCGCGGCGTGACGTTGGCTTCGACTGCCACGTCGGCGCCGAGGTAGTACGCGAGCGGCGCGGTCACGAACAGCGCGCGCAGCGACCGCGGCACCACCAACTCGATGCCCGTCTCCGGGGTGGCGTCGGCGACGCTCGCGGGCACGTCCACCGCGTCACCGAACGCGAAGGACGGCGGGTGGGCGCGCATCGACTGCGTCGCGCGGTCGGGCGTCGTCGTGCGGTGGGCGGCGGCCGCGTGTTCGAGCGCCGTCGCGACGCCGTCGAGGGTCTTCGGGATGGTGACCGTGGCGCTGGGCGCTCGTGCTCGCTCCCCGTTGACGCCGGCACCGTCGGGCGGTCGGGCGTCGGTCTGTTCCCCCTGGGTCACGCACCCCCGGTGTTTGCCGACGGGCCATATATTTCTGTCGAGGAGTCGCGTGAATTAGTCGCCATCGGTAGACCTATTGGGGCCCCTGTGGGTTCTAGTCACATGAGCGACTACGAACGCGTGCGGGAGGTAGACCCCGCCGTCGCGGACGCGCTCGTCGGCGAACGCGAGCGACAGAACGGCACGCTGGCGATGATTGCGAGCGAGAACCACGTCAGCGAGGCCGTGATGGAAGCCCAGTCGAGCGAACTCACGAACAAGTACGCCGAGGGCTACCCCGGCAAGCGCTACTACGGAGGCTGCGAGTTCGCTGACGACGTGGAGGAACTCGCCATCGAGCGCGCGAAGGAACTGTTCGGCGCGGAGCACGTGAACGTCCAGCCCCACAGCGGGTCGTCGGCGAACATGGCCGTCTACTTCGCGACGCTGGAGCCCGGCGACAAGATTCTCTCGCTGGACCTCACCCACGGCGGCCACCTGAGCCACGGCCACACCGCGAACTTCGCGGGCCAACTGTACGACGTGGAGCACTACGAGGTCGACGCCGAGACGGGGCGCCTCGACTACGACTCGCTCCGCGAGAAAGCCGAGTCCTTCGACCCGGACATGATAGTCTCGGGCTACTCGGCGTACCCCCGCGAGGTCGAGTGGGAAGAGATTCAGGCGGCCGCGGACGCCGTGGACGCGCTCCACACCGCAGACATCGCGCACATCACGGGGCTCGTCGCGGCGGGCGAGCACGCCTCGCCGGTCGGCGTCGCGGACTTCGTGACGGGGTCGACCCACAAGACGATTCGCGCGGGTCGCGGCGGCATCATCATGTGCGACGAGGAGTTCGCGGGCGACGTGGACTCGGCGGTGTTCCCCGGTGCGCAGGGTGGCCCGCTGATGCACAACATCGCGGGGAAGGCGGTCGGCTTCGGGGAAGCGCTCGAACCCGAGTTCGAGGCGTACGCCGAGCAGGTCGTGGAGAACGCGAAGGTGCTCGGGGAGACCCTACAGGACCACGGCTTCTCGCTGGTCTCGGGCGGCACCGACACTCACCTCGTGCTCGTGGACCTCCGGGACTCCCACCCGGACATCTCGGGCGGCGACGTGGAGGAGGAACTCGAAGCGGTCGGCATCGTGTTGAACGCGAACACCGTGCCCGACGAGACGCGGTCGGCGTTCGACCCGTCGGGAATCCGCGCCGGCACGCCCGCGCTCACGACCCGCGGCTTCGACGCCGAGGCGATGGAGACGGTCGGCGACTGCATCGCGAAGGTCATCGACAACGTCGGCGACGAGGAGGTGTACGCCGAGGTCGCGGCGACCGTCGAGGACCTCTGTAACGAGTACCCGCTGTACGAGTAGCCGGTCCGTTCCGCCGTCGTCGTTTCCCGCGGGCGGGTCGTTCCCACCGCCTTTTCTTTCGCGTTCGACGCGCACAGTCGTGGGCAGGCCGCGATTGCCGCCGCCGCGGCGAAGCAAGAACGTGTATACAATCAGGGATAGTGGAACTAAATTGGGCACGGAACCGAATATTCAAGGGCGCGTGTCCCCGACAGTCGCCCAATGACAGACGTCATCGACGGGAACGCGGTCGCCGCGTCGATTCGAGACGACCTCACGGACTCCGTGGCGACGCTGAAAGACGCCGGCGTCACGCCGAAACTCGCCACCGTCCTGATGAACGACAAGCAGGCCAGCGAGACGTACATCTCGATGAAACAGCGGGACTGCGAGGAGCTCGGCATCGGCGCAGAGGACGTGCGCATCGACCCCGACGCGCCCGCCGAGGAACTGTTCGACACCGTCGCCGACCTGAACGCCCGCGAGGACGTCCACGGCATCCTCGTGCAGGACCCGACGCCCGACCACGTCTCCGACGAACGCGTGCTCTCGGCCGTCGACCCCGCCAAGGACGTGGACGGCTTTCACCCCGAGAACGTCGGGAAACTCGTCGGCGGGAACGCCCGATTCAAGCCCTGCACGCCCCACGGCGTTCAGAAACTCCTCGAACACGAGGGCGTCGACCCCGAGGGGAAAGACGTGGTCGTCGTCGGTCGGTCGAACATCGTCGGGAAGCCGCTCGCGAACCTCCTGATGCAGAAGGCCGACGGCGGGAACGCCACGGTCACGCTCTGTCACAGCCGCACCGACGACCTCGCCGCGCACACCCGGCGCGCCGACATCGTGATTTCGGCGGTGGGCGTCGTCGACCTCGTGGACGGCTCGATGCTCTCCGAGGACACCGTGGTAATCGACGTTGGCATCAACCGCGTCGACGCGGACAACGACAAGGGCTACCGGCTCACCGGCGACGTTGACTTCGAGAGCGCAAAGGAGAAGGCCAGCGCCATCACGCCCGTCCCGGGCGGCGTCGGTCCGATGACGCGCGCGATGCTCCTCTACAACACCGTCAAGGCCGCCGGCGAGCAGGCCGGCGTCGACGTGGACCTGCCCTGAGTCGCCGTTCCCGGGTCGCCGCGACCCGGGCTTTCTTCTCGCCGCGAGACGCGTGCCACCACATGGCAGACGAACTGCGGGCCGACGCACCCCGCGAGGACGTACAGCAGATACTGGCCGCGATGGAGGCGATGGATGCCCCGGACTACCACGACCTCTCGCCGCCCGAGGCCCGCGAACTGCGCCGGGGCTTCTTCGACGCCGACGACCCGACCGCCGAGGTCGGCGCCGTCTCGGACCGAACCGTGCCCGGCCCCGGTTTCGAGATTCCCGTGCGCGTCTACGAACCGGCGAGCGACGGCCCGCATCCGGTCGTCGTCTACTTCCACGGCGGCGGCTTCGTGCTCGGGACGCTGGACTCCCGGGACCCAATCTGCCGGACGATTGCCGCGGACGCGGCGGCCGTCGTCGTGAGCGTCGCGTACCGACTCGCGCCCGAACACCCGTTCCCGGCGGCCGTCGAGGACGCGTACGCCGCCACCGAGTACGTCGCCGGGAATCCCGGCGAGTTCGACGCCGACCCCGACCGACTCGCCGTCGCGGGCGACTCCGCGGGCGGCAACCTCGCCGCGGCCGTCTCGCTCGCGGCGCGCGACCGCGACGGCCCCTACATCTCCCACCAGTCGCTGGCGTACCCCGTCACCGACCACCGCGACGTGGCCTACGACTCGAAGACGGAGAACGACGAGGGCTACTTCCTCGAATCGGAGGGCATGGAGTGGTTCGACGGCCACTACGTCGACTCGTGGGTCCACCGCGCCAACCCCTATCTGAGCCCGGTCGCCGCGGCCAGCCACGCCGACCTCCCGCCGGCGACCGTCGCCACCTGTGGCTTCGACCCGCTCCGCGACGAGGGAATCGCGTACGTCGACGCCCTCGATGACGCCGGCGTCCCGGTCACGCACCGCCACTACGACGACCTGATTCACGGCGCGATGAGTTTCGTTGCCGACCCCGTGGACACCCCGAGCGGGCGCGAGGTCTTAGCCCAGTTCGCGAGCGACCTGCGAGGCGCGCTCCACGCGAACTCGTAGTTCGCCGACAGGACTATCGCGGTCTCCGTCGTAGCCACGCCCGTGAGCCAACGCCGGAACCTCTACGTCGCCGGATTCGTCGCCGCGTCGCTCGCGTACATCTTCAACGTGCTCGCGTTCACCGGCGCGTTCGACCTGTTTCGCTGGGTCGTGTTCGCGGCGTACTTCCTCGTCGCGTTCGCGGCCTTCGAGTGGCTCATCGGATGGGCCGAGACGCTCGAAGCGTGAGAGACGTGCCGACTGCGGGCAGTCCCGCGAGTCGGTCCGAGGAGTCCCGCCCTCGGCGGGTCAGTCGTCGCTGGTCGACGCGACGCCGCCGTCGAGGACGCCCTGCGTGACCGACCGGGGCGCGTAGCGCGCCCACAGCGTAATCAGGCTCGGGAGCAGGAACACCGACACCACGAACGACGCGGTGAGCGCGAGCGACACGAGGATGGCGAAGTCCTGGAGAACCGGCGCGGGCGTGAGCAGCAACGCGAGGAACGCGCCGACCGACGTGAGCGTGCTCCCGAGGAGCGCGCCGCCGGTGCCGGTCGTCGCCTCGACGAGCGCGCCGTGGACCGACTT
The nucleotide sequence above comes from Halobacterium litoreum. Encoded proteins:
- the rqcH gene encoding ribosome rescue protein RqcH, encoding MDQKRELTSVDLVALTAELNGLQGAKVDKVYLYGDDLVRLKMRDFDRGRVELLVEVGDTKRAHVAAPEHVPDAPGRPPNFAKMLRNRLSGADFHEVRQHGFDRILEFEFRREDQDTTIVAELFGDGNVAVLDQNGEVVDCLDTVRLQSRTVAPGSQYGFPSARVNPLDLDYEAFAAKMRDSDTDLVRTLATQLNFGGLYAEELCTRAGVEKTKDIEAATEDDFRALYDASERLLDAIRAGDLDPRVYYEPGEDGEDRGERVDVTPMALEEYADRPSEAFENFNDALDDYFTNLDTTEEEEGGEAATRPDFEAEIEKQKRIIQQQEQAIEDFEAQAETEREKAEALYGHYDLVDDLLSTVRDAREAGHAWQDIADTLDDAKGDVPGADAFAGVNEAEGTVRVRVDDHTIELRPEDGVEKNADRLYTEAKRIEEKKEGARAAIENTREDLEAAKQRRDEWEAEPEEERDEEEEDEDVDWLSRASIPIRKQEQWYERFRWFRTSEGFLVLGGRNADQNEELVKNYMDRYDRFFHSQAHGGPITVLKTSAPSEPSNDIEVPEASKRQAAQFAVCCSSVWKDGRGAGDAYMVSPDQVSKTPESGEYLEKGGFAVRGDRTYFRDLPAEWAVGIACEPHTRVLGGPIDAVVDQVETHIEIEPGRYAQGDAAKRIYREFRERFADDSFVRKVASPDEIQKYMPPGGSRIRD
- a CDS encoding ZIP family metal transporter codes for the protein MQALVGGVVIAGLNLLGALLVVVWRDPSQRSLDGALGFAAGVMLAASFTSLILPGIELGGHNGVLEVIAGIVLGVALLDRADRWVPHVHVLITGRRRADQTVSERDLAPLLLFIVAITIHNMPEGLAVGVGFGSGNLGDALALMFAIGVQNIPEGLAVSVAAVNAGFDRTTYAALTGIRAGIVEIPLCLFGAWAVTVSGAVLPYAMGFAAGGMLFVISDEIVPETHANGHERVATLGLMAGVVVMLYLDVTLG
- the surE gene encoding 5'/3'-nucleotidase SurE, which produces MTDSLSVLLTNDDGIEAPGIRALYDRLDDAHDVTVVAPAREQSGSGQTRTYDTLDYEERERGYAVHGTPADCVGVAVAALDMTPDVVVSGCNDGPNLGAHILARSGTIGAAMEAAFLGIPAVAASMYDWEFDPAGDWEPTYDQFTLPADAVADILPEFVAGDLLPTADYLSVNAPATEYADDPVQRVTRPTEEYELQAEFTQDGIDVEDRFWDQFLDQNIPDPAGTDRHACVDNEVSVSPLTVPHAIADGATVGGLL
- a CDS encoding YcaO-like family protein; its protein translation is MTVAVVGDGPAVEAVRAALGDADAAVESTDVAGVAGADLAVVVGVAGAGGFRAANDHAREGGTPLIAVEVGGLGGQPLAGVDAGVSVLAPEGPCFECLAHRVAATDQERAASPSAERSAVRLAGAHAGRFATDALAGDVVPGTVVELPHAERSLAPVPNCDCGDRPDRDVRRDAEPRSLDAALAAAEPLVDDRIGLLTAVGERESFPAPYYLAMTSDTSGFSDADAAAQAAGVDADWNAAYMKAVGEGLERYSAGVYRERDFESASADDENAVSPEAFVRPEGASASDALEWVRGEHLQTGGDALLPADRVVFPPPEGSTGPAITTGLGLGNSGTEALLSGLYETVERDATMLSWYSTFDPLGLAVDDDGFAELEKHAGAENLDVTALLCTQDVDVPVVAVAVHRDDWPRFALGSAADLDADAAARSALAEALQNWMELRAIGRDDAPEEDGAIGKYADFPREVRGFVDPDTTIAASDVGPDDPPEGAAELDAVLDALADAGLDAYAARLTPRDVERAGFEAVRVLVPDAQPLFVDQPFFGERAKEIPREMGFQPRLDKPFHPFP
- the tbsP gene encoding transcriptional regulator TbsP, yielding MPSNLLGTSVEDVLAAVFESEPSELFVVNPAASTIERLVEAGNGFDGDLPEIRLLGDESTLKDVMGDFIVASNTANLVEAGDLELRVLDDDARSSMLVTANRTVALLEAGGLVGGLATDDDEFATTAYDAIGDDWDAAEAYNLRTPAIDRVRQSLDDEISPEVEDDFEGVLSSLETARGDGDGLDEVTISLLVAAKNRELLYDISKWGEDVGIASKATFSRTKTKLEDLGLIDTEKVPIDVGRPRLRLKLADERLEDASASELANTAQSVLA
- the glyA gene encoding serine hydroxymethyltransferase — its product is MSDYERVREVDPAVADALVGERERQNGTLAMIASENHVSEAVMEAQSSELTNKYAEGYPGKRYYGGCEFADDVEELAIERAKELFGAEHVNVQPHSGSSANMAVYFATLEPGDKILSLDLTHGGHLSHGHTANFAGQLYDVEHYEVDAETGRLDYDSLREKAESFDPDMIVSGYSAYPREVEWEEIQAAADAVDALHTADIAHITGLVAAGEHASPVGVADFVTGSTHKTIRAGRGGIIMCDEEFAGDVDSAVFPGAQGGPLMHNIAGKAVGFGEALEPEFEAYAEQVVENAKVLGETLQDHGFSLVSGGTDTHLVLVDLRDSHPDISGGDVEEELEAVGIVLNANTVPDETRSAFDPSGIRAGTPALTTRGFDAEAMETVGDCIAKVIDNVGDEEVYAEVAATVEDLCNEYPLYE
- a CDS encoding bifunctional methylenetetrahydrofolate dehydrogenase/methenyltetrahydrofolate cyclohydrolase, translating into MTDVIDGNAVAASIRDDLTDSVATLKDAGVTPKLATVLMNDKQASETYISMKQRDCEELGIGAEDVRIDPDAPAEELFDTVADLNAREDVHGILVQDPTPDHVSDERVLSAVDPAKDVDGFHPENVGKLVGGNARFKPCTPHGVQKLLEHEGVDPEGKDVVVVGRSNIVGKPLANLLMQKADGGNATVTLCHSRTDDLAAHTRRADIVISAVGVVDLVDGSMLSEDTVVIDVGINRVDADNDKGYRLTGDVDFESAKEKASAITPVPGGVGPMTRAMLLYNTVKAAGEQAGVDVDLP